The nucleotide window ATCAGAGCAAGAGGAGAGAGTAGCCTTACAAGCTGTAGATCAAGACCTTAGAATCTTAGTTATTGAAGTTCCTACTGAAGTTGATTATCCTTTATACAGAAAACCAAGATAACTAATACAGTTTTTTGGGAAGGTATCTAATAGGAGGTCCTGTACATGTTTCAAGGAGATGAACAAAGTCAGATCGATTTACGGCTTTTCCGTGTGTGGGTAAAGGCTAGTAAAACTGTTTTTGATGATGTTGTAAAAGATATAGAACGATACGGCATTAGTAATGAGAACTTTATGGTGCTGGAACTCCTCTACAATAAGGGACCACACACGGTCCAAAGTATAAGTGAGAAATTTTCGATCCCTAGCGGGAGCATCACATATGTAGTGGATAAGCTTGAAAAGAAAGAATTAGTCAAGCGAGAACCAAGTCCAACAGACCGTCGATCTTCAATTGTAGTCATTACGGATCAAGGCCAAAATGTATTTAAAGAGATCTTTCCTCAACACGTTGAGGTGATATCCAAGAATCTGTCTTCGATTACCAATGAAGAAAAAATACAGTTAACCGATCTTCTCAAGAAACTCGGACTAGGTGCCAGTAAGATCAACGAATGAATTGAGATGAAACCAATTTTTGGTTTCTAGCCTCCATGGAACTCATATGGAAGGACAGACAAAGATGGAACAATATCGTATTCACCAAGATAAAGGGATGGAGATTGGTCTCTATTCCATTGGAGATCATTTAAGCAATCCACTAACAGGCCATCGCATCTCTGCACAGCAACGGATTAATGAATTAATCGAAACTGCCCAGCTGGCCGAAGAAGCAGGACTTAATGTATTCGCAGTAGGGGAGAGTCATCAGCCGTTATTTGCAACTCAGGCACATACTGTGATCCTTGGAGCAATTGCTCAAGCAACCAAA belongs to Paenibacillus sp. FSL H8-0079 and includes:
- a CDS encoding MarR family transcriptional regulator, which gives rise to MFQGDEQSQIDLRLFRVWVKASKTVFDDVVKDIERYGISNENFMVLELLYNKGPHTVQSISEKFSIPSGSITYVVDKLEKKELVKREPSPTDRRSSIVVITDQGQNVFKEIFPQHVEVISKNLSSITNEEKIQLTDLLKKLGLGASKINE